ctattttaTTTACACACAAAGGACTTGTAATTAAATGACCTTTATATTAATCATGTTATATTCATTTTTTGAACTCTGCTGGCACCTCCCATCAAGGAACCACACATTGTAAGCAAACTAGGGCATATGCTAATCTGGCATGGCATATATCCATGAGCAAGCATTCAAAGTGGTatgtcttaaaaaaatcttgaattTAGGTTTTTGAGCCCATCACTGCAAGGCAGAGAAAATTTACAACAGAGCATCTGAAGCTTCAGATTTTGGTCAGATCATGTGCATTAGCTGCCTGCCAACAAGTTCTGATGGTAAGGAATACACTTCAAAGGGTTTTCTGACTGCTTGATCACAGTGGGGTTCAATCAAGTGATCCTCTTGATGAAAAGGTTACAGCTATTACATGCATATATGCAGTTTCTACAACACAAGTCACCCTGCCAAGCAGAACAATCCTAAACACACAAGTCAATCCAGCTCTTCACTAAAAACACTGTGACAAAGCCATTTCCTAGCATGGTGAATTTTCATAGGCTTAGCTAAGAACAATTTGGTTTTCCTATTTAACAGTCCTATGTATTCCTATTCCCAGTCCTACATTAGGGAGACCTTACTTTGCTGTTCAAGTCTTCTAGCTCCTTTGCACGACGAATTCGCTTCTCTTCTTGCActtgttctttcttcttctgtaacCAAGCCTTAAAAACCATTtcattctctcttctcttctgttcttcttgttcccttttcctttcttcctccttaaaTGGAACAAAGAGTGAATAAACTTATAAGCTGCAAAGGCCTTCAATAGTCAATAAATATTAAGCTATTTGAGTTATATGAGAGAGACGTAAAAATACTGATGACACAGGAATACTCAGCAATTGCACTGTAGCTGATACTACCTCTAGGGAGAAACAAGTTTGAGCACTTCTGCGGTTCATGTTACATTCAGAtactttcagtctgaccccttCTGCGATTACCTCCATTTCCATGATACATCTCAACTCACAGACATTTCAATAACCAACTGGTAATGACTTTTAAAGTCAAGCCTGCGCAACAGCTTTGACTGACAAAACCAGTTTAAACCgaggaattttaaaaatgaatgcagTTCTCAGGCTTAATGGATGACTAAACCCTAAAAGATATTGAATTACTTACGGACCACAGGCACCACCATATCAGAAAGAACTGTTTTTAATGGACGTGAAGTTTTAATAGATTCACTTAAGGAGTACTCATAGCTTATCACCTTTTTCAACTCCACAAATGAACTGATTTTTACAGAATTGAGAATCGTGGTTTTGATTATTGATGCCATTTTAGCTAACAGCAAGTACCTACAAGGAAAAGTTTTCAAACGATGCTTCAGAAAGCTGGCGAGGACATTTTGCCAGCTTTTGACTCCGTTTGGCACAAAATCAACAATCCCCACTCATTTCAACACTCGTAGAAATCTGTTCTTCCTACAAACAGATGATTTTCCTCCCACCTACACAAAACTTCCAGACTTTCCTCCAAATTTACAATTTGCCATTtactaaaaggaaagaaaccccACCAAAATGAAGCAGATGCATTAAATTAACGTCAAGAAATGTTTCATTCCTGTGAAATTCATCACAGAATGGAAGAACTCCATTCAAGAACAAAGAAACTAGGTAATACATTCTTACCTTCTCATAAGTCAGCAAACAGAGGAAGAGATTTAGCACACCCTGCTAGGAAAAGAACCTTCCTTGGCTGCACCACActacctttttattttaaatatgcaGAGTGTGGTGTCAAGAGATCGAGTCTCGTGTGTACAAAGAAAACACTTCAGTAACCCTTCACATCTCAGACCCCTTGTTACTGAACTAAGCCCAAGCAAACTTTTCAAATAAAGCAGGTTAGACCCACTGCCACAACTTTGAAGCTACTTAGCCAGCTTACTTAAGAACATCatggcatggaaaaaaaaaggtagatgCCTCATGCAACGTGCACATAAGTTACCTTTTTATGATTGAATCATcatgaagcaaagcaaacatCTACGTTTTAAAAGCTTTGGTAAAGATTTTTGACGTTCCTGTTACAGCTGTCATAGGCTGACAAatcatttgtttttctgaataataaattcagaaagaattaaaaggggatttttttcccagtaagaTCCTGATTTGACTTTCTAAAATAGAATACTTCTTTTCTCTTAAATTACTGTCTTTTATAGATACATGAATAATAATCTTGGTACTgggaatattttctcttttttgtcttctgtgtaGTACCCACATAAAACCAGATAAGAAGAAACAGTGCCAGTTAACAGagaaagggtgaaaaaaaaatcaactttgcAATAAATTCTTTGAGAAAACTTACTGCAGCACTCATGCAAAACCTTTGCAGGAAAATGTATCCAGTTGTATTATCAGTTAGTGTGGCTTCACCTGCGTGCATGTTATGTGAGCAACAAGGCATGCCACTTGTAAAGCCAGCTACACCTTCCATACATATTGAACACCTCCCTCTCTGTTCATAGTTCTCACAGTCATTCTCCTGTGTAAATCTTATTTTACAACTGAACACTGGCCCGTATGATAAATGCCAGTTACCTACTTCATGAGCACCCAAACGTGCACCTGCATTACTGTGGGCACTGTTTACTTCCTGCCTTGCAGGGTAATCTGTGGAGATGTGATACCATGTGCTACGTTCCAGGGAACGGGGGGCCTGTAATGGAATCCAGGTAGAAAGAGAGTCAATAAGCAAATGCAGTAAGCACAATAAAGCAGAAGGCAGCCTATTTAGGAAGGATATATGAaacaaatacttatttttcctATGAGCAAGGTACACTCCTATGCCACTCTGTGTGGTGGTTTGTTTCCTTCTAAAGAAAGGACTTCTGAGACTCCAGAGAACTActgttattattgttattgctGCTGCGTTTATCATGTAAAATCGGAGTACACACCCTGAACACATGGTTTCTGTGAAGCAGAGGAACAGAATAGTCGCTGTAATCTACTTGTTAACTCTAGATCTTTACCTCTTTCCTcagtttttccttcctttgttcTATTTGCTTCCTCAATTCTTTCTGTCTGGGAGAAAGACAGTAAGTGGAGCTCCTCACGGGCACATTTGCAGACTGTGCTCTCTGCGGAGCCTTCCGCTTTGCCAGACCTCTTGCAGCATTGACAGCAGAATTCGGACGACACCTGGGGTTAGACGGAGGCTTAGGGAAATACGCACACTCCTCTCCACcagcagaaaaagaatgtgCTCCTGGTCTAACTGCAGGTACTTCCTTCATATGAGAGGCAGTGCCAAAAGGACCACAGTGTGAAGATTTTGGAGACATACGTTGAGTTTCAATATCAGTAAAAGAAACACTTATTGGGGGCAAAAAGCCCTGGCTTTCAATATCATGTAAACTTAAGAGTTCAAACTTCCCATCTTTTTCCACTAAGATTTTACCATccttcttttcctcatccttgccAGCATGTGGGGAAAGTGATGCACTTTCCTGCCCCATTTCATTAGAAATATGCAACTGAGATAGCCTATCTGAAACATCATCTCCTCTTGCAAGGTCGGTTTTACAAACTTCAGCATCTTCTAGAGGAGGAACTTCAAGATCCACCAACTTATCCTTAAATTTTAGTTTCCGTTCTCTGTTTTGATCCACAGGAGCCTGATTCTCCAGCAGTTTGTTGGCTTCTTCAATCTTTTCTAAGATATAACgttttatttcttcatcttcctcttcatccAGTTCCTGCAGGTTTTCCATCTTGGATTCTTGGATACAGCTTTCACTGTCAGTATCAGACACACTCTCCTCCTGGTTAATATCAGACCTGGATTCCAAACTTGCTTCATTGGAGAGTCTCACTTTCGCATCTACATCTGCCTCTGAAAGTTGACCtggattttcttccatttcctcATTGTCTTCTTCAAAGTCACCTGCATCTTTAACAATTTGTGTATCAGTatcctcttcatttttttcaggattctacaaaaaaaacaaacaaacaaaaaactagTCTATTCCCCCAACAAAGAACAgtatcagagagaaaaaagacatAAAGATAAGAGCGGTACTAACTACCCTAATTCTAAACCAGATACATTCTTTTCAGTGAACATTGAATATTCTGTTCTAAGGCAGTTATAACCAAACTAACCAGttcactgaattattttttcactATAATTCCAAATAACCTGCCTTGTCAAAATGCAGTGAATCTACCTACACGTTTCAAACCATACTGAATTCCGTGCTTATGATTCCGAACAATAGGCAATTTTGTCTTATTTAGAGGACAACTAGAACTGAATTTGACAAATACCTCTCTTTCACcattgtcttctttttcttcttcattaacTAGCCATTCGAGGTCTTTTTCAAAATCATCCTCATATTCTTCACTTTCTGTTAAATCATCCATATCTGCTGGATCTCCTTGGTCTTCctttttattcattttgctGATGTCTTAGAATAATACTACAAAAAGCAGAGAGTAAAGAAAAAACGGTTTTAAAACTCTAGTGACACTCAGATACAGAATACTGATATCTCTTGTGGCACCCACAACGAACTTTTGAGCAGTATCAATACAACTGTGTTAGACAGAACCACAGTATCTCAGGACTAAGGATCACCAGTGGTTTATAAACATGAATGGGCTTGGCCTCTCCAGCTCCGCCTACCAGGGATGATTGAGGCAAAGCAAACCAAGGTGACCTACTCAATGTCTTGCAGTAAGCCTCTGACAGAGATAAAACTAGAATTCACTATCTCTTAGTCTGGTGCCTGGACAAAGCAGTAGCTATTTTATGTTTCTTAGAGGTACTGTGAACTTTAATTGCTCCCAGGTGGGATTTACATTGTTGTTTTCTATCTGCTTGGCTCTTTTGCCTTTAAAGAAATCTTAACACGTTTAAATTTACAATGCAAAAATACAGGATGCACAATTTCTAGAAGAGCCATGTCATGGCTTAAAGTAGATCAAATTACCAAAAAGCTTGtcataatcatagaattgttacggttcgaaaagacctttaagatcacagagTCCAACCACCCACCTCaaactgccaagcccatcactaaaccatatccctcagtatttcatctatgtgtcttttgaatatctcctgggatggtgactccaccacctccctgggcagccccttccaatgcttaataaccctctcggtgaaaaaattctcctaatatccaatctaaacttcctttggcacaacttgagcccatttccttgtggtAATGACATATTAAGACATTCCTTGATTGGATTTCTG
Above is a window of Colius striatus isolate bColStr4 chromosome 1, bColStr4.1.hap1, whole genome shotgun sequence DNA encoding:
- the CCDC181 gene encoding coiled-coil domain-containing protein 181, yielding MNKKEDQGDPADMDDLTESEEYEDDFEKDLEWLVNEEEKEDNGERENPEKNEEDTDTQIVKDAGDFEEDNEEMEENPGQLSEADVDAKVRLSNEASLESRSDINQEESVSDTDSESCIQESKMENLQELDEEEDEEIKRYILEKIEEANKLLENQAPVDQNRERKLKFKDKLVDLEVPPLEDAEVCKTDLARGDDVSDRLSQLHISNEMGQESASLSPHAGKDEEKKDGKILVEKDGKFELLSLHDIESQGFLPPISVSFTDIETQRMSPKSSHCGPFGTASHMKEVPAVRPGAHSFSAGGEECAYFPKPPSNPRCRPNSAVNAARGLAKRKAPQRAQSANVPVRSSTYCLSPRQKELRKQIEQRKEKLRKEEEERKREQEEQKRRENEMVFKAWLQKKKEQVQEEKRIRRAKELEDLNSKDRSRNPEEAFKLWLKKKHQEHMKEKQIEILRRQAEGIAFFPRTEECNRAFKEWLKRKREEKRAEELAAKERARQLRLEARRAKQMQNIHCINSEPKSFRFTDHYS